One Brassica napus cultivar Da-Ae chromosome A1, Da-Ae, whole genome shotgun sequence genomic region harbors:
- the LOC106357810 gene encoding putative F-box/kelch-repeat protein At3g17540 encodes MKISYENCIALMLIFSLDIEHMSHALCPWNTYAFGCVKSESSCHNYKILRVSSYYENSERYVFNFEIYELSSDSWRVLDGVTDKWRLHHSDDVVSLKGNAYWMHKDREAGHNVLLSFDFTAEVFVSFPLPDQSDDDRRDLAMSVVREEHLAVLHHNTGTFLTEMNVWLSNKIDEAKEVSWSKFLVVSFDNFKYPRYPKEMNFWVDDENKVVVTCVRDINHRDHVYIVGEDLHKHVYEVANDTWIWPCFLSYVPSLCHIPKAKEEES; translated from the coding sequence ATGAaaatttcatatgaaaactGTATAGCTTTAATGTTAATATTTTCTCTAGATATAGAACATATGAGTCATGCCTTATGCCCGTGGAATACTTATGCTTTTGGATGTGTTAAAAGCGAATCTTCTTGCCACAACTACAAAATTTTGAGGGTTAGCAGTTATTACGAAAACAGTGAGcgatatgtttttaattttgagaTTTATGAGTTGAGCTCTGATTCATGGAGGGTTCTTGATGGTGTCACTGATAAATGGAGGTTACATCATTCTGATGATGTTGTTTCGTTGAAAGGAAATGCTTACTGGATGCACAAAGATAGAGAAGCTGGCCATAATGTCCTACTCAGTTTTGATTTCACAGCGGAGGTATTTGTATCGTTTCCTCTTCCGGATCAGAGTGATGATGATCGTAGAGATTTGGCTATGTCGGTTGTTAGAGAAGAACACCTCGCGGTTTTGCATCACAATACTGGAACATTCTTGACAGAGATGAATGTATGGTTGAGCAATAAGATCGATGAAGCCAAAGAGGTGTCATGGAGCAAATTCTTAGTAGTGAGCTTCGATAACTTTAAGTATCCACGTTACCCGAAAGAGATGAATTTTTGGGTGGACGATGAGAATAAAGTGGTAGTAACTTGTGTTAGAGACATAAACCATCGTGATCACGTTTACATTGTTGGAGAGGATTTACATAAACATGTTTATGAGGTTGCAAATGATACTTGGATTTGGCCATGTTTCCTCAGTTATGTTCCAAGTTTGTGTCACATCCCCAaggcaaaagaagaagaaagctga
- the LOC106357829 gene encoding pentatricopeptide repeat-containing protein At4g18840-like encodes MSTCSSTPLPILTFTEKAKSLSEIQQAHAFMLKTGLSRDTFSASKLISFAVANPEPKTVSYAHSILNRIDTPNAFTHNSLIRAYANSPTPEMALTAFREMLLGGPVAPDKYSFTFALKACAAFRGVEEGRQLHGLFLKSGLDSDVFVENTLVNVYARSGWFEVARKVLDEMPERDVVSWNSLLSAFVEKGLVEEARGLFDEMEERNVESWNFMVSCYAAAGLVEEARGVFDEMPVKDLVSWNAMVSGYASAGCYGEALEVFNEMLKSCAEEPDGFTLVSVLSACANLGSLSQGEWVRVYIDKHGVEIDGFLATALVDMYSKCGRIDKAIEVFRGASKKDVSTWNSMITGLSVHGLGNDALEIFSEMVYEGFKPNGITFIAVLSACNHVGLLDQARKLFETMSSVYGVEPSIEHYGCMVDLLGRLGRFEEAEELVNKVPPDEASVLLESLLGACKRFGRTEQAESLANRLLELNPGETSGYVQMSNLYASDGRWDEVTEVRRKMRAERVNKKPGCSMIEVDGVVHEFLAGEGLIND; translated from the coding sequence ATGAGCACTTGCTCATCAACTCCACTGCCGATTCTGACATTCACAGAGAAAGCCAAATCTCTCTCAGAGATCCAACAAGCCCACGCCTTTATGCTCAAAACCGGCCTCTCCCGCGACACCTTCTCCGCGAGCAAACTCATCTCCTTCGCCGTCGCGAACCCAGAACCCAAAACCGTCTCTTACGCTCACTCCATCCTCAACCGCATCGATACCCCCAACGCCTTCACCCACAACTCCCTCATCAGAGCCTACGCTAACAGCCCCACCCCCGAGATGGCTCTCACCGCGTTTCGCGAGATGCTCCTCGGCGGTCCAGTGGCTCCGGATAAGTACAGCTTCACGTTCGCGTTGAAAGCGTGCGCTGCGTTTCGCGGGGTTGAGGAAGGAAGGCAGCTCCACGGTCTTTTCTTGAAGTCTGGTTTGGATTCGGATGTGTTTGTTGAGAATACGCTTGTTAATGTCTACGCGAGAAGCGGGTGGTTTGAGGTTGCGCGTAAGGTgctcgatgaaatgcctgagagagACGTTGTTTCGTGGAACTCGTTGTTGAGTGCTTTTGTGGAGAAGGGTTTGGTGGAGGAAGCGAGGGGGTTGTTTGATGAGATGGAGGAGAGGAATGTTGAGTCTTGGAACTTTATGGTTTCGTGTTATGCTGCTGCAGGGTTGGTTGAGGAGGCGAGAGGGGTTTTTGATGAGATGCCTGTGAAGGATTTGGTTTCTTGGAACGCGATGGTGAGTGGTTATGCGAGTGCTGGTTGTTACGGAGAAGCGTTGGAGGTTTTTAATGAGATGCTTAAGAGTTGTGCCGAGGAGCCTGATGGTTTTACTTTGGTTAGTGTGTTGTCCGCGTGTGCTAATCTTGGGTCTTTGAGTCAAGGTGAATGGGTGCGTGTTTATATTGACAAGCATGGGGTTGAGATCGATGGGTTTTTAGCAACGGCTCTTGTGGATATGTATTCGAAGTGCGGGAGGATTGATAAGGCTATTGAAGTGTTTAGAGGTGCTTCGAAGAAAGATGTGAGTACATGGAACTCGATGATCACGGGTTTGAGCGTCCATGGGCTTGGGAACGATGCTTTGGAGATCTTCTCAGAGATGGTTTACGAAGGTTTTAAACCGAACGGTATCACTTTTATCGCTGTTCTGTCTGCATGCAATCATGTGGGTTTGTTAGACCAAGCTCGCAAACTCTTTGAAACGATGAGTAGTGTGTACGGGGTTGAGCCGAGTATTGAACACTATGGTTGTATGGTGGATTTGCTTGGTCGGTTGGGGAGATTTGAGGAAGCTGAAGAGCTTGTGAACAAGGTTCCACCAGATGAGGCTTCGGTTCTATTGGAATCTCTTCTTGGTGCTTGTAAAAGGTTTGGTCGAACGGAACAAGCGGAGAGTCTGGCGAATCGGTTACTGGAATTGAATCCAGGGGAGACTTCTGGTTATGTTCAGATGTCAAACTTGTATGCTTCTGATGGAAGATGGGATGAGGTTACGGAGGTGAGAAGAAAGATGAGAGCCGAAAGAGTAAACAAGAAGCCTGGATGTAGCATGATAGAAGTCGATGGTGTTGTCCATGAGTTCTTAGCTGGTGAAGGACTAATAAACGATTAA
- the LOC106430569 gene encoding heat stress transcription factor A-4a-like yields MDESNHGGSSSSLPPFLTKTYEMVDDSSSDSIVSWSQSNRSFIVWNPPEFSRDLLPRFFKHNNFSSFIRQLNTYGFRKADPEQWEFANDDFVRGQPHLMKNIHRRKPVHSHSLPNLQAQQNALTDSERQRMSSQIERLTKEKEGLLQKLHRQEQERDVFEQQVKKLKDQLQHMEKRQKTMDSYVSQVMETPELALNLSPCLPETNERKRRLPRMLEDNQACVVVREEGSTSASDETEHQVEELESSIAVWENLVSVSDDSCEGMAQSTGSMMILDVDDSSTCPESPPLSCIHLSIDTCPKSPPSHKIIDINSDVSKEQNIVAPAPPPPATGVNDVFWQQLLTENPGSAEQREVQPEKKEDKGEDPSEKCWWNSRNVNAITEQLGHLTS; encoded by the exons ATGGATGAGAGTAATCATGGAGGTTCATCAAGCTCACTCCCACCTTTCCTCACAAAAACATACGAGATGGTTGACGATTCCTCCTCTGATTCAATCGTGTCGTGGAGTCAGAGCAACAGAAGCTTCATCGTTTGGAACCCACCAGAGTTTTCAAGAGACCTTCTTCCCAGATTCTTCAAGCACAACAACTTCTCTAGCTTCATCCGTCAGCTTAACACATAC GGTTTTAGAAAAGCTGATCCTGAGCAGTGGGAGTTTGCTAACGATGATTTCGTGAGAGGTCAGCCTCATCTTATGAAGAACATTCATAGACGCAAACCCGTTCACAGCCACTCTCTACCTAACCTCCAAGCTCAGCAGAACGCGTTGACCGATTCAGAGAGGCAGAGAATGAGTAGTCAGATCGAGAGACTCACCAAGGAGAAAGAAGGGTTGCTTCAGAAGTTACATAGACAAGAGCAAGAACGAGATGTGTttgagcaacaagttaagaaGCTAAAAGATCAGTTGCAACACATGGAGAAGCGTCAGAAAACAATGGATTCTTATGTCTCTCAGGTTATGGAAACACCAGAGCTTGCTCTGAACCTCTCGCCGTGTCTGCCCGAAACAAACGAGAGGAAGAGGCGGCTCCCTAGGATGTTGGAGGATAACCAGGCATGTGTTGTTGTGAGAGAGGAAGGCTCTACAAGCGCTTCAGATGAAACAGAACATCAGGTGGAAGAGTTGGAGTCGTCAATAGCGGTTTGGGAGAATCTTGTATCTGTATCTGATGATTCTTGTGAGGGCATGGCACAATCAACAGGAAGTATGATGATACTTGATGTGGATGATTCATCTACTTGTCCTGAGAGCCCTCCTCTTTCTTGCATACACCTAAGTATCGACACGTGTCCTAAATCTCCTCCTTCTCATAAGATCATCGACATCAACTCTGATGTTTCAAAGGAACAGAACATTGTTGCTCCTGCTCCTCCTCCACCAGCAACAGGAGTGAATGATGTCTTCTGGCAGCAGCTTTTGACAGAGAATCCTGGATCAGCCGAGCAACGGGAAGTTCAAccagagaagaaagaagataaaGGTGAAGATCCAAGTGAGAAATGTTGGTGGAATTCGAGGAATGTAAATGCAATTACAGAACAGCTTGGACATCTGACTTCTTGA
- the LOC106430391 gene encoding protein STICHEL-like 3, which translates to MTTTTTTTTRVAASSSSTRNNRILKDANGDIGEHLRNHIHLTNCIHLKNHMHKQSPVLTDRALMRDLIVLQRSRSLRDPSASPPAWNTPPSIVDLLPKKGEKSKSKSSRRLSALSGSSPVVNFGTCRVTPSDEGFGRRVKREESSRKSYRVEEETHCGDTGSKASGRLSRINDAIAKTLSDQLHEAVVGGGDSDDVVSSNVRPRVRYGGGGMSRTKRRKFRGTRRVRGKSIDIDRERDTGGGGKSEMSVASNSVPQGEKEGLGEQNMTKACGIPFNWSRIHHRGKTFLDKAGRSLSCGMSDSKGRKGEASERRNGSDLMMRQPEDNDGDSSSFVCSDGGEALPLLVDSAENEGWVHDYSGELGIFADNLLKNEEEDSDLASEGRSGEKRHNKKKSHHHQQQHQQHQHQSLTEKYTPKTFRDLVGQNLVVQALSNAVARRKLGLLYVFHGPNGTGKTSCARIFARALNCHSSEQQKPCGVCTSCVSHEMGKSWNIREVGPVDNIMDLLEGNNNVTVSSHSPRVFIFDDCDTFSSDCWSAVSKVVDRAAPRRVVFILVCSSLDVLPHVIISRCQKFFFPKLKDADIVYSLQWIASKEEIEIEKDALKLIASRSDGSLRDAEMTLEQLSLLGQRISVPLVQELVGLVSDEKLVDLLDLALSADTVNTVKNLRTIMETSVEPLALMSQLATVITDILAGSYDLTKDQHRRKFFRRQPLSKEDMEKLRQALKTLSEAEKQLRVSNDKLTWLTAALLQLAPDQNYLLNRSSTADTSVNRTPLPLENNGGRERESSDHHLDPSSDAAAGERSSGLDRQSRKNRPAVEEIWLEVIEKLRVNGLREFLYKEGRIVSLSLGSAPTVHLMFSSPLTKSTAEKFRGHIMQAFEAVLESPVTIEIRCETKRDSRPRSSLALVGQDHNVNGSGRSEIVEVIESNGQRRRQQQKEEEERKERGVGSSALARARRKHMEASQSQNQSQSIVRGKVSLAHVIQQADGCTLQNGWSKRKAVSIAEKLEQENLRLEARSRSLLCWKTSRGTRRKATRLKVRGRRTRPRALLKLVSCGKCLSTRSPSR; encoded by the exons ATGACGACGACAACGACTACAACGACGAGAGTCGCTGCTTCCTCTTCCTCAACTCGGAACAACCGAATCCTGAAAGACGCAAATGGAGACATCGGCGAGCATCTCCGTAACCACATCCACTTAACCAACTGCATCCACCTAAAGAACCATATGCACAAACAGAGCCCTGTCCTAACCGACCGCGCCTTGATGAGAGACCTCATCGTCCTCCAGAGGTCACGCTCCCTCAGAGACCCTTCCGCTAGCCCTCCCGCTTGGAACACGCCTCCTTCGATTGTGGACTTGCTTCCCAAGAAAGGAGAGAAGAGCAAGTCCAAGTCTAGCCGTAGGTTGTCTGCTCTGAGTGGTTCATCGCCCGTTGTGAACTTTGGGACGTGTAGGGTGACTCCTTCTGATGAAGGGTTTGGTAGGAGGGTGAAGAGGGAGGAGTCTAGTAGGAAGAGTTATAGAGTTGAGGAGGAGACTCATTGTGGTGATACTGGTTCGAAAGCTAGTGGGAGGCTTAGTAGAATCAATGACGCTATTGCTAAGACATTGTCTGATCAGTTACATGAGGCTGTTGTGGGTGGTGGTGATAGTGATGATGTTGTTTCATCTAATGTTCGTCCACGTGTTAGATATGGAGGTGGTGGAATGAGTCGGACTAAGAGAAGGAAGTTTAGAGGGACGAGGAGAGTTCGTGGTAAGAGTATAGatatagatagagagagagacactgGTGGTGGTGGGAAGAGTGAGATGTCtgttgcttctaactcagttcCTCAAGGTGAGAAAGAGGGTTTAGGGGAACAGAACATGACTAAGGCTTGTGGGATTCCGTTTAACTGGTCTAGAATCCATCACCGAGGGAAGACTTTTCTAGACAAAGCGGGTAGGAGTTTGTCTTGCGGTATGTCTGATTCTAAGGGGAGAAAAGGTGAAGCCAGTGAGAGGAGGAATGGTTCTGATTTGATGATGAGACAGCCTGAGGATAATGATGGTGACTCTAGCTCTTTCGTCTGCTCTGATGGCGGCGAGGCGCTTCCTTTACTAGTTGACAGTGCGGAGAACGAAGGATGGGTGCATGACTACTCAGGGGAGTTAGGGATCTTTGCGGATAATTTGCTcaagaacgaagaagaagattctGATCTTGCTTCAGAAGGAAGGTCAGGAGAGAAAAGACACAACAAGAAGAAgagtcatcatcatcagcagCAGCATCAGCAGCATCAGCATCAGAGTCTAACGGAGAAGTACACTCCCAAAACATTCAGGGATCTTGTAGGACAGAATCTAGTTGTGCAAGCTCTCTCCAACGCGGTTGCAAGAAGGAAGCTCGGACTATTGTACGTGTTCCACGGTCCAAACGGAACGGGGAAGACCTCTTGCGCTAGGATATTCGCAAGGGCTCTCAACTGTCATTCATCAGAACAGCAGAAGCCTTGTGGTGTGTGCACCTCATGCGTCTCGCACGAGATGGGGAAAAGCTGGAACATTCGAGAAGTTGGTCCTGTAGACAACATTATGGATCTGCTTGAGGGTAACAACAATGTGACGGTTTCATCTCATTCCCCTCGTGTTTTCATATTCGATGATTGTGATACTTTCTCATCTGATTGCTGGAGTGCTGTGTCCAAAGTGGTGGACCGTGCAGCGCCGCGGCGTGTGGTCTTTATCCTCGTGTGTTCTAGTCTCGATGTGTTGCCTCATGTGATCATCTCGAGGTGTCAGAAGTTCTTTTTCCCGAAGCTCAAAGACGCGGATATTGTTTATTCATTGCAATGGATTGCGTCAAAGGAAGAGATTGAGATAGAGAAAGATGCTTTGAAGCTTATAGCTTCGAGATCAGATGGTTCTTTGAGGGATGCTGAGATGACTCTTGAACAGCTGAGTTTGTTAGGACAGAGGATCTCTGTTCCTTTGGTTCAGGAACTG GTTGGGCTTGTTTCTGATGAGAAGTTAGTGGATCTTCTTGATTTAGCTTTATCTGCAGATACTGTAAACACTGTGAAGAACTTGAGAACAATAATGGAAACAAGTGTAGAACCATTGGCTTTGATGTCTCAGCTTGCAACGGTCATAACAGACATTCTCGCGGGTAGCTATGACCTCACTAAAGATCAGCATAGAAGAAAGTTTTTTCGACGGCAACCAT TATCTAAAGAAGATATGGAGAAGCTTAGACAAGCTCTCAAGACTCTATCCGAGGCAGAGAAGCAGCTGAGAGTATCAAACGATAAGCTGACTTGGCTCACAGCCGCGTTGCTTCAGCTAGCTCCTGATCAGAACTACTTGCTTAACCGTTCTTCCACTGCGGACACTAGCGTAAACCGAACTCCGTTGCCGCTAGAGAACAATGGAGGTAGAGAAAGAGAAAGCTCAGATCACCATCTTGATCCTTCTAGCGATGCAGCAGCAGGGGAAAGAAGCTCTGGTTTAGACAGACAAAGTAGAAAAAACCGACCGGCTGTTGAAGAGATTTGGTTGGAAGTTATTGAGAAGCTTAGAGTAAAcggtttgagagagtttctttATAAAGAAGGAAGAATCGTCTCTCTTAGTCTCGGTTCAG CTCCTACGGTGCACTTAATGTTCAGCTCACCGTTAACAAAGTCCACGGCTGAGAAGTTCCGTGGGCATATAATGCAAGCGTTTGAAGCGGTTCTTGAGTCTCCGGTAACTATAGAGATCAGATGCGAGACAAAGAGAGACTCGAGGCCAAGATCGTCTTTAGCACTCGTTGGACAAGATCACAACGTGAATGGAAGCGGGAGAAGTGAGATAGTCGAGGTCATTGAATCTAATGGGCAAAGACGGCGTCAGCAACAGAAGGAAGAGGAGGAAAGGAAAGAGCGAGGAGTTGGTTCATCCGCGTTGGCTCGGGCTAGAAGGAAACATATGGAAGCAAGCCAGAGTCAGAACCAGAGCCAGAGCATTGTGAGAGGTAAGGTCTCGCTGGCTCATGTGATTCAGCAGGCTGATGGATGCACGCTTCAAAACGGCTGGTCTAAACGCAAAGCTGTGTCTATTGCTGAGAAGCTGGAACAAGAGAATCT GAGGCTAGAAGCTAGATCAAGAAGCTTGTTATGCTGGAAAACCTCAAGAGGCACACGTCGCAAG GCAACGAGGTTGAAGGTGAGAGGAAGAAGGACAAGACCACGGGCGTTATTGAAACTCGTGTCGTGCGGGAAATGTCTTTCGACGAGATCTCCATCAAGATAA
- the LOC106430307 gene encoding protein HIGH CHLOROPHYLL FLUORESCENCE PHENOTYPE 173, chloroplastic — protein sequence MELSSSLKLSSPLSPSIVNNLQGSSSSYKVKFSNNTSLPKPFLQLDDRGQRLRDQHASHSSVYLRSFRKRVIAKSEGSQGWDIGRFIKTLYFFNGPPSPLKFVSSVFEKLTNGSTTEEPVNEMETSGIILVAGATGGVGRRVVDILRSRGLPVKALVRNEEKARKMLGPDIDLIVADITKENTLVPEKFKGVRKVINAVSVIVGPKEGDTPERQKYNQGVRFFEPEIKGDSPELVEYVGMKNLINAVKDGVGLENGKLLFGVGDNTFKDLPWGALDDVVMGGVSESNFIVDLTGGENGGPTGIFKGNVSTTNNGGFTSVRTKNFPEAEDLSAYDGLELRLKGDGLRYKLIVRTSQDWDTVGYTASFDTSPGQWQSVRLPFSSLRPVFRARTKSDAPPFNPASIISLQLMFSKFEYDGKLNPTFKEGPFELPLSTIRAYIQDPVTPRFVHVGSAGVTRPERPGLDLTKQPPAVRLNKELDFILTYKLKGEDLIRESGIPYAIVRPCALTEEPAGADLIFDQGDNITGKVSRDEVARICIAALESPHALNKTFEVKSTVPFSEPFTVDPENPPPEKDYNEYFKNLKDGITGKEALEQSTVSV from the exons ATggagctttcttcttctctcaagCTTTCATCGCCGTTATCTCCTTCCATCGTCAACAACCTTCAG GGTTCTTCATCGAGTTATAAAGTAAAGTTCTCTAACAACACGTCACTCCCTAAACCGTTTCTTCAACTTGATGATAGAGGCCAACGTCTTCGTGACCAACACGCTTCACATTCTTCTGTCTATCTAAGATCATTTAGAAAACGGGTCATTGCTAAATCAGAAGGATCACAAGGCTGGGACATTGGGAGGTTCATCAAAACATTGTACTTCTTCAACGGACCACCCTCTCCTCTAAAG TTTGTTTCATCAGTGTTTGAGAAACTTACCAACGGATCAACAACGGAGGAACCTGTTAATGAAATGGAAACTTCTGGAATCATACTTGTGGCTGGAGCTACTGGTGGTGTTGGTAGAAGGGTTGTTGATATCTTGAGGAGTAGAGGGTTGCCTGTTAAAGCATTG GTTAGAAATGAAGAAAAGGCTAGGAAGATGCTGGGACCTGACATTGACTTG ATTGTGGCAGACATTACAAAGGAGAACACACTGGTTCCTGAGAAGTTTAAAGGAGTGAGGAAAGTGATCAATGCTGTTTCGGTTATAGTGGGTCCAAAGGAAGGAGATACACCTGAGAGACAAAAGTACAATCAG GGTGTCAGGTTCTTCGAGCCAGAG ATAAAAGGCGACTCACCCGAGTTAGTGGAGTACGTTGGAATGAAGAACTTGATCAATGCTGTTAAAGATGGTGTTGGACTTGAGAATGGGAAGCTTCTTTTCGGTGTTGGGG ATAACACATTTAAAGATCTACCTTGGGGAGCCTTGGATGATGTTGTAATGGGAGGTGTCAGCGAAAGTAACTTCATAGTAGATTTAACCGGCGGTGAAAACGGTGGACCTACCGGCATTTTCAAAG GAAATGTTTCAACGACAAATAATGGCGGATTCACTAGTGTTAGGACCAAG AATTTTCCAGAGGCAGAGGATCTTTCCGCATATGATGGTTTGGAGTTACGGCTAAAAGGAGACGGGCTCCGTTACAAGCTTATCGTCCGGACAAGCCAAGATTGGGACACTGTTGGTTACACCGCTAGTTTCGACACCTCACCAGGCCAATGGCAATCT GTACGCTTACCTTTCTCGTCTTTAAGACCTGTGTTTCGTGCAAGGACAAAGTCAGATGCACCTCCTTTTAATCCAGCCAGTATCATTTCACTACAG CTTATGTTTAGCAAATTTGAGTATGACGGTAAGCTAAACCCCACATTCAAAGAAGGACCATTCGAGCTTCCTCTATCGACCATTCGAGCATACATTCAAGATCCCGTTACTCCAAG GTTTGTTCATGTTGGCTCTGCGGGAGTAACCCGACCAGAGAGACCTGGTTTGGATCTAACCAAACAACCTCCAGCCGTGAGATTAAACAAGGAGCTTGATTTCATCCTCACTTACAAGCTCAAG GGAGAGGATCTGATACGTGAAAGTGGGATACCATATGCGATAGTACGGCCATGTGCTTTAACAGAAGAGCCTGCAGGAGCTGATCTCATTTTCGATCAAGGCGACAACATTACG ggGAAGGTATCGAGAGACGAAGTAGCACGTATATGCATCGCTGCTTTAGAAAGCCCGCATGCTCTCAACAAGACATTCGAG GTTAAAAGCACGGTTCCATTTAGCGAACCGTTCACAGTAGATCCTGAGAATCCTCCACCAGAGAAAGACTACAATGAGTACTTCAAGAATCTTAAAGATGGAATCACTGGCAAAGAAGCTTTGGAACAGAGCACTGTTTCTGTTTAA
- the LOC106430476 gene encoding transcription repressor OFP5-like has product MMMRWGRKRPVSSSSSYGLSRAHPVSWFSKLSGSSDLKPAKEKKQDDEKSSKTLQRVSVEKENAATRSANMESTDKFEEIMSSVRKKVRDCQRETCGFLKVEAMDRDKGTVRIQVNREKQRCERRDQRLLEQKPKRSEQDAEIKAKNPARRIGTGSYSRNDSVILGHTESKPAHQWQKPKDIKLRETKLKADQQRKSLYLRRELNRLGTKESNKVRVFSPRASEKCRVKAIEDLKKAKLRAREQEHELVKEEADGGMENESFALVKCSSDPQRDFRDSMIEMIMENGINHPEDLKGLLVCYLRLNSDEYHDMIINVFQQVHHDLNFH; this is encoded by the coding sequence ATGATGATGAGATGGGGAAGAAAGAGacctgtttcttcttcttcttcttatgggTTGTCTCGTGCTCATCCTGTTTCTTGGTTTTCAAAGTTGAGTGGTTCTTCTGACTtgaaacctgcaaaagagaagAAGCAAGATGATGAAAAATCTAGCAAAACGTTACAGCGAGTATCAGTAGAAAAGGAGAACGCTGCAACAAGGTCAGCTAATATGGAGTCAACCGACAAGTTCGAAGAGATAATGAGCAGTGTGCGGAAGAAAGTAAGAGATTGCCAAAGAGAGACGTGTGGCTTTCTGAAAGTAGAGGCAATGGATAGAGACAAAGGAACTGTAAGAATTCAGGTGAACAGAGAGAAGCAGAGATGTGAGAGACGTGACCAAAGGCTTCTCGAACAAAAGCCAAAGAGATCAGAACAAGACGCAGAGATCAAGGCCAAAAATCCAGCGAGAAGGATAGGTACAGGGAGTTACAGCAGAAACGATTCTGTGATTCTTGGTCATACCGAATCAAAACCGGCTCATCAGTGGCAAAAGCCCAAGGATATAAAACTACGAGAAACGAAGTTGAAGGCTGACCAACAGAGGAAATCTCTGTACCTAAGAAGGGAGCTTAACAGATTAGGAACAAAAGAAAGCAACAAGGTTAGAGTTTTTTCACCAAGAGCATCTGAAAAATGCAGAGTTAAAGCTATTGAAGACTTGAAGAAGGCTAAACTTAGAGCACGGGAACAAGAACACGAGCTTGTGAAGGAAGAAGCAGATGGAGGAATGGAGAACGAAAGCTTTGCATTAGTGAAATGCTCGAGCGATCCTCAGAGGGATTTTAGAGATTCAATGATTGAGATGATCATGGAGAATGGCATCAACCACCCTGAAGATCTCAAAGGGCTTCTGGTTTGTTACCTCAGACTCAATAGCGATGAATATCATGACATGATCATCAATGTGTTTCAGCAAGTGCATCACGATTTAAATTTTCATTAG